The genomic stretch TTGTCGCCCCGCGCCGAAGCCGATAAATTCTTTGCGCCGCATCACTTGAAGTACCCTGCCCCGTTCGACTCCACCGCCACGAAGGTCCCGTGAGCACCACCACCGACACCATCAGCACCGCCCTGGGCGGCGTCTGCGAGACCGCCGCGCGCGCCCTCGCCTGCACCGTGCACGCGAGCCTCCATCCGTGGACGTCGTCGGTCAACGGCGACACGCGCGAGCCAGGGGCGGCGCACGAGATGGTGGTGCATTTCGGGGAGGATGGGCAGCAAGGGACGCTGCGGCTCGCACGCGACACCCCGTGGACGGATGCCGACCGCGCCCTCGCCGAGGGATTCGCCGGGCTCGCCACGATGGCGGTGCGATCGGGCCAGGCGCAGTTACGCGTCGCCGAGCTGGAGCGGCACGTGGACGAAGTACAGGCGCTGGCGACGCTGGGCAGCTTCGAGTGGAACGTGGCGGACGACCGCATCACCTGGTCGGCCGAGCAGTTGCGCATCCACGGGCTGGACGCGGAAAGCGGGTTCCAGGGGGGATTCGCCGCCTTTCTGGAATTCGTGCACCCGGACGACCGCGGAACCATCGCCGCACTCACGAGCGAGATGCTGCGCCAGGGCCACGCCCAGGCCGGTTATCGTATCATCCGCCCCGACGGGCAGACGCGGCGGCTGCACGCCCGCAGCCGGGTGGAGTTCGACGCGGCGGGGCAGCCCGCGCGCGTGCTGGGGATGGTGCAGGACGTCACGCAGCTGCTGGCAGCCGAAGGGGAGCTGCGCGTGGCGAACGAGCTGCTGGAGCAGCGCGTGGCCGAGCGCACCGCGGAGCTGGCCGCGGCCAACGACGAGCTCCGGCGCGCGGAAGAGCACTTCCGGCACCTGGTGGAGCACGGCACCGACCTGGTGATGATCTCCGGGGCCGACATGCAGCTGAAGTACGCGAGCCCGTCCGTGGAGCGCATGCTCGGCTACACCCCGCAAGAGATGCTGGAGAAGCGGCCGGAAGACCTGCTGCACCCCGATGACGTGCTTCCCGTGTACGAGAACACGCAGCACATCCTGGACAACCCGGGTACGGTCCGCCGCTACGCCTGGCGCATCCGCCACAAGCACGGCAGCTGGCGGCTGATCGATGCCCTGGGGCGCACCATCAACCCGCACAGCGCGGCCGACGGCGTGGTGTGCAACGGCCGCGACATCACCGAGCAGCGCGAAGCCGAACTCGCGCTGCAGCGGAGCGAGGAGCACTTCCGGCGGCTGATCGAGAACGGCAGCGACCTGCTGATGATCTCCGCCGTCGACGGCCCGCTGATGTACGTAAGCCCCTCCGCCGAGCGCCTGCTGGGCTACACGCCGGCCGAGATGCTGGCCAAGGTCCCGGGTGACGTGGTGCACCCGGACGACGTGGAACGGGTCATGGACGTGCTGCGCGCGATCGCCGCAGCGCCTGGCACCGTGCACCGCGTCATCTGGCGCATCCGGCACCGCGACGGAAGCTGGCGGGTGATGGAGGCGCTGGGGCGCACGCTCTCACCAGACTCGGGAGCCGACGGCATTGTGGTCAACGGCCGCGACGTCACCGAGCAGCGCGCCGCGGAGGCGGAAGTCGTCCGCCAGCGGGCGTTCTTCGAAGAAATCCTGAACGGCATCGACGCGGGATTGATGGTGATGGACGCGGAGTGCCGGTTCGAGTACGCCAGCCCCGTGGCGGTGCCGGATCCGGAGATCCGCGAGTGGCTGATCGGCCGCACGAACGAGGAGTACGTGCAGAAGCGCGGGCTGGCGCCGGAGATCGGGGCGGAGCGCCAGGCCAGCATGGACGCGGTGATCCGCACCCGGCAGCCCCACTCATTCGTGCAGGCGGTACCGCAGGCGGAGGGCGGCACCCGGCACGTGATGCGCCGCCTGGTTCCTGTGCTCGACGAGCAGGGGCAGGTGATGCGGATGATCGGCTACAGCGTCGACATCACGGAGCGCAAGGCGATCGAGGAGCAGCTGCGCGCCGCCACCGCCGAGGCCGAGCGCGCGCGCCACGAGGCCGAGCAGGCCAACCGCGCCAAGAGCGAGTTCCTCAGCCGCATGAGCCACGAGCTGCGCACGCCGCTCAACAGCATCCTGGGCTTCGCGCAGGTGCTGGAAGACGTGAGCCTGCCGCCGGAGTACCGCGCCGGGGTGCGGCACATCCTCAACGGCGGGCGGCACCTGCTGAACCTGATCAACGAGGTGCTCGACATCGCCCGCATCGAGGCCGACCAGCAGCCCATGTCGCTGGAGCCCGTGATGGTGCAGGCGGCCATTCGCGAGGCGGTAGACATGGTGCGCCCCCTGGCCGCCGCGCGCGGCATCTGGGTGGGCGAGGTGCCGCACCCCGCCGCCGAGCGCTACGTGCGCGCCGACCGCCAGCGGCTGACGCAAGTGCTGCTGAACCTCCTCTCCAACGCCGTGAAGTACAATCGCGCCCAGGGCACCGTCCGCATCGGCTGCGAGCCCGTGCGCGACCAGGCGGGGCAGGAGCGCCTGCGCATCCGGGTGACGGACGACGGGCCGGGCATCGCTCCCGAGCGCCGCGACCAGCTCTTCGTCCCCTTCGCGCGGCTCGGCGCCGAGCACACGGCGGTGGAGGGCACGGGGCTCGGGCTGGCCCTTTCGCAGCGGCTGGCGACGGTGATGGGCGGCGCGCTGATGCTAGAGCGCAGCGGCGACGAGGGAAGCACCTTCTGCGTGGACCTTCAGCCCGTGGCCAATCCCCTGGCCGGC from Longimicrobium sp. encodes the following:
- a CDS encoding hybrid sensor histidine kinase/response regulator, encoding MSTTTDTISTALGGVCETAARALACTVHASLHPWTSSVNGDTREPGAAHEMVVHFGEDGQQGTLRLARDTPWTDADRALAEGFAGLATMAVRSGQAQLRVAELERHVDEVQALATLGSFEWNVADDRITWSAEQLRIHGLDAESGFQGGFAAFLEFVHPDDRGTIAALTSEMLRQGHAQAGYRIIRPDGQTRRLHARSRVEFDAAGQPARVLGMVQDVTQLLAAEGELRVANELLEQRVAERTAELAAANDELRRAEEHFRHLVEHGTDLVMISGADMQLKYASPSVERMLGYTPQEMLEKRPEDLLHPDDVLPVYENTQHILDNPGTVRRYAWRIRHKHGSWRLIDALGRTINPHSAADGVVCNGRDITEQREAELALQRSEEHFRRLIENGSDLLMISAVDGPLMYVSPSAERLLGYTPAEMLAKVPGDVVHPDDVERVMDVLRAIAAAPGTVHRVIWRIRHRDGSWRVMEALGRTLSPDSGADGIVVNGRDVTEQRAAEAEVVRQRAFFEEILNGIDAGLMVMDAECRFEYASPVAVPDPEIREWLIGRTNEEYVQKRGLAPEIGAERQASMDAVIRTRQPHSFVQAVPQAEGGTRHVMRRLVPVLDEQGQVMRMIGYSVDITERKAIEEQLRAATAEAERARHEAEQANRAKSEFLSRMSHELRTPLNSILGFAQVLEDVSLPPEYRAGVRHILNGGRHLLNLINEVLDIARIEADQQPMSLEPVMVQAAIREAVDMVRPLAAARGIWVGEVPHPAAERYVRADRQRLTQVLLNLLSNAVKYNRAQGTVRIGCEPVRDQAGQERLRIRVTDDGPGIAPERRDQLFVPFARLGAEHTAVEGTGLGLALSQRLATVMGGALMLERSGDEGSTFCVDLQPVANPLAGAPAMAARAERGAVSHPPATLLYVEDNLANLSLVETILLPRPEWRLVPALQGRLGLELAFEHAPDVVLLDLHLPDVHGRDVLRELRADPRTAHTPVVIISADATPRTMDALLGEGADAFLTKPLDVRAFLSTVEEMLARPTAVRA